DNA from Pochonia chlamydosporia 170 chromosome Unknown PCv3seq00009, whole genome shotgun sequence:
TGCCCCCGGCGGTTGATGGCAGCAGTGTGGATATATCACGAATCATCAGATTTGACTATGGCGATCCATTCTACAGCAAGCTAGCCAGAGAGGCAGTAGAAATATGGGCAGCGGAATACCCTGACCACTATCACCAAGTTGGGTTCGTCATGCTCAACGAGAAAGGCGGATTTGAGTACACGGCCAAGTCAAAGCAAGTCGATGAGCAGTTGGGCAAGACTATTGAAGAGTATGCAGATGCAACTCAGATGCGTTCAAGGCGCCCCGGTATCCCTGGCAAGCTTGAAGGGCTGAGTGCATACTACAACCCTAAAGGAGGATGGGCGGACGCTGCATCCAGCATCGCTCAACTGGCAGCTCGTTGCAGTGTTGCAGGTGTTTCCTTCGTCACTGGTCGACGAGGAACTGCCATTTCCCTTAATTACCAGAAAGCCAGGGTTGTGGGAGTGAATGTTCTTGAAGGGCCTCCGATACACGCTTCGCTTGTGATCTTGGCAACAGGAGCATGGACAAATCACCTCTTACAAGTCGGACATGCTAGCTCGGCATCAGCGCAGCCTGTTGGATTCATTCAGTTgacggaagaagaagctgcacGTTTGAGAAACATGCCAGTTATGATCAACTCGAATAAGGGGGTATTTGCATTTCCTCCAACGCCGAGGTCCAACATCCTCAAGGTTGCTCGTCATGGCTGGGGATATGCCACAAaagtcaaggttgatgacGGCCACTCCCCAGCTCGGGTAATTTCATGTCCACAGCGAGACAGCAACAATGCTCGCAACTCTTACATGCCAGAAGATGCTCAAGAAGGGCTTCGTGATGGTTTGAGAGACCTGGTTCCCGAATTTGCTGAGCGACCGTGGTCTCGGCTGAGATTATGCTGGTATTCCGATACTCCGGAAGGAGACTTTGTTGCAGACAGACACCCTCAAATTCCAGGGCTATTTATTGCCACTGGTGGGTCGGGACAGTatgtcattgtcaagctCAACTTCAATATTCGAAGAAACTCTTACTAACAGCATATTTAGTGGATTCAAGTTTCTCCCAGTTCTTGGGAAGTACATTGTAGACTGTTTAGAAAACAAGGCTCCAAAGGAACTGAGATGGAAGTGGAGATTTAGACTGCCCTCCGGAGCAGGCGATGTGGTcaaggttggagatgggagCCGTGGTGGACCGCCTCTTAGACTTTTAACTACAGTAGAACAAGCCAAACTATAGATTTATTGAAGATGGACGGGCCATGGTGTTTGGTATTGGAGAGTTTCATTTTATTTATTCTACTAGTCAATAGTCCATACGGACGCACTACTTCATAACACAGCTGTGTCATCAAAATTGGTTCAAGAGCTTACTGGCGGTGACCATCTGCATCCGTTAACTAAAATGATATAATCAAACTCCAATCTACACTCGAATCACGCATGCCACCAAAAAGTACAATGAAAAGTATCTCACTTCGGAAGGGTTGTCTCCCCTACTCAGTTCATGTGATAGTCGGGTGAGAACTTTGGGCCCTGACGACCGTTTCAAATCATTAAATGTGTCAGTGGTGAGTATGCTAGTTGGCCTAACCAAAGACTCCATATCTGGGCAGGAACCTACTAGACTGTAAATTAAAGCACAAATGCCTGAAGTGGTCTGGTAGTGTGTCAGCCCGCCCAACTTATCACACATCCAACGGCGTCAATGCGTACTATTCTCGGCGCTTCAATGCTCACCTGACCCAGCAGAGAGTGGTCACCTGGGTATTCACCGCTCTGTGGCTGGGATTTTGTGTTTGACGTAGTGGTGGTAGTCATATCTCAATACGAGTCTGGACCAGAGTCGACAGGATCCGGAACTTGGGTCCGGCCCGGACGGTCCGCCTCACTTCGACCAGCTCAGGATTCACGGGCCGTCGCCGACGTAAAGATAATGCAGGGCTATCTTATCTCAAGATACAATTGAGAATAACACAGCAAATGTATAGCAGCTTTCCATCACATCATACAAGATTTTATTTCTTTCACATGAATGTAGTACTTGCTCACCATGGACAAAGCTGAGACTTCGTCAACACGACGCCTGAGATGCACTATTATCGGAGCAGGGTAAGTGGTCAAACTCATTCCTTGAATATATGGCTCTAATTACGGGTGCAGGGTTTCGGGCATTTTGATGGGTGAGTGGTCCTACGAGATTTTATTCCATCCACTTTCAGAATTGAACCTAACTATCTTAGCCTGCAAAATTCGGATGCATTTGGGGCCATTCGTAGACTTTCAGCTGTTGGAGAAAAACTGCGAGCTAGGTGGTACATGGGAAGAGAATCGTTATCCAGGTATTCAATACCAGTGTTTGAGACTTGACAGGCAAGCTGAGGTGCTGATTTCTCACAGGCTGCGCATGTGATGTGCCTAGTCACTGCTACCAGTTTTCTTTTGCGCCAAATCCTGACTGGTCTAGGCTGTTAGTTGCACCCCTTCATTTTAAGGTTACGCAAAGCTTACCGACGCATCAGATATGCATCCTCATTTGAAATTAAGAACTATTTGAAAGCAGTAGCCAAGCGGTTCAGCCTTGATGAGCACATCAGATATAGCTGCAAGGTAGTTTCGGCAAGCTGGTCTGAATCCACATCCAATTGGACGGTTACAACAGATCATGGAGATACCATCGTATCTGAAATCCTCGTCAACGCCGGTGGCATCCTGAACAACCTGCAGATGCCAAAAATAGACGGTTTAGATACCTTCGCTGGTCCGATTCTTCACACCGCGGCCTGGGACTCATCTGTCGACCTCGAAGGCAAGACTGTTGCGATTATCGGATCTGGCGCGAGTTCTATTCAAGTACTTCCACAGCTTCAAGTGAAATGCGAACACATCAATGTTTACATTCGTACGCCGTCTTGGATTTGCCCACCAGTCGTGGTACCTAACGCTGGGAATAATAACCATACTTATCtagaggaagaaaaagaactTTTTAGAAAGGACGAAAACAACTACATCACCTTGCGAAAAGAAATAGAATCTCAGTTTAATGGAATGTTTGGGGCGTTTTTCAAACTAAACCCAGAACAGCAGGATATGCGGAATCGTTTCGAGGCTCGGATGCGGTCCATCATAAAGGATGAGGAGCTACAGCGTCATCTCATCCCTCCATTTGAGGCTGGATGTCGTCGAATAAACCCTGGAGAACAATTTCTAGTTTCTATTCAGGAGCCTAATG
Protein-coding regions in this window:
- a CDS encoding sarcosine oxidase (similar to Aspergillus flavus NRRL3357 XP_002379741.1) — translated: MSDNTPAKSQSVVIVGAGVFGLSTALELTKRGYTNITVLDRYLPPAVDGSSVDISRIIRFDYGDPFYSKLAREAVEIWAAEYPDHYHQVGFVMLNEKGGFEYTAKSKQVDEQLGKTIEEYADATQMRSRRPGIPGKLEGLSAYYNPKGGWADAASSIAQLAARCSVAGVSFVTGRRGTAISLNYQKARVVGVNVLEGPPIHASLVILATGAWTNHLLQVGHASSASAQPVGFIQLTEEEAARLRNMPVMINSNKGVFAFPPTPRSNILKVARHGWGYATKVKVDDGHSPARVISCPQRDSNNARNSYMPEDAQEGLRDGLRDLVPEFAERPWSRLRLCWYSDTPEGDFVADRHPQIPGLFIATGGSGHGFKFLPVLGKYIVDCLENKAPKELRWKWRFRLPSGAGDVVKVGDGSRGGPPLRLLTTVEQAKL
- a CDS encoding monooxygenase (similar to Colletotrichum gloeosporioides Nara gc5 XP_007287153.1), whose translation is MDKAETSSTRRLRCTIIGAGVSGILMACKIRMHLGPFVDFQLLEKNCELGGTWEENRYPGCACDVPSHCYQFSFAPNPDWSRLYASSFEIKNYLKAVAKRFSLDEHIRYSCKVVSASWSESTSNWTVTTDHGDTIVSEILVNAGGILNNLQMPKIDGLDTFAGPILHTAAWDSSVDLEGKTVAIIGSGASSIQVLPQLQVKCEHINVYIQEEKELFRKDENNYITLRKEIESQFNGMFGAFFKLNPEQQDMRNRFEARMRSIIKDEELQRHLIPPFEAGCRRINPGEQFLVSIQEPNVQPVFDSIEKVTPRGIVAGGIEYPADVIVAATGFNTSFRPRFPIIGRKGINLQDLWGKDPISYCGTGVSGFPNYLIYLGPNTPISNGSLMGPLEATSDYFIRLLQRMIRHRALSFDVLQGAQDDFDNHTREFMKGMVWTGTCRSWFKRQNDGKVTALWPGSSLHYMQCLAEDRWEDYEWRYDKERFTYWNKGFSWIERPEMDQIGLQVQASKETMTTLPASTSDLAYYICKATNLSRSEMGLNAKNNTDMFGDAKPTPDNELEEYDNLPRDNDIAASADRFCITVPV